The stretch of DNA AAATGCCGGTTCAGTATAGTAAAGTTAGCGGCCGGTGTACGTGTAAGCGGCGTGTTCCGCGGTAAGCGTTCTACTTtccggagaaaaaaaaattgatttcgtcacaatacaatattataacacAATTCCGATCGTCTGATATTACTTGAgcattatttttgtctttcaaGCGAAAGTGTTATAAGTATATGTTACATAAAACTTTAAAGAAATCCGACAGCGCGAAGCAACGTGCCATGCACTTTCGATTTATGCTTTCCCAGTTCGAATTCCTCCTCTCTgggtttaaattaattcaattaaggGTCGGACTTCAAATTAAGAATCTGGCCGGTCCAGGTTGAGGATTAAATCGACCTCGCCGATAATTTCAGGAATTAATTGGTCATGGAGACCGCTGCGAGCCACGGCGTGTGTCCGGTTTGCGGTAGAAACGCCACGCTGAAGTGCGGCAACTGCAGGCGCGAATTTTATTGCGACAAGTCGCACCAGTCCGAGGACTGGCCGCGTCACAGGTCCGCCTGCAGCGCCTGGAAGGTGGGTCACGCGCCCGATCTCGGACGGCACCTGCTGGCGACCAGGGATCTGGCGCCGGGCGACGTGATTCTCTCGGAGACACCTTTGGTCTGGGGACCGTCGATTCATGCGAATCAGCGACTATGCGTCGGCTGCGGCGGGCAATGCGGCGAGATCGATGTGAGATGCGGAAGGTGTTGCTGGCCGGTGTGCAGGCCCGATTGCGAGGGGCTGTTCGATAAGAAGAGGCACGAGCTGGAGTGCGCTCTTCTTGCGTGCGCTAGAATTATTCCCAGGTATCGTGTGTCCCGGCACGGGTTGATAATATTTCAAGCTCCGTTTACTTCGGCGCTTAATTAGCCAAGTGTTTAAcggttaaattttatttaatcatgactctctctctctctctctctctctctctctctctctctctctctctctctctctcttgtgcTGCGAAATGTTAAACAATTTTGACGCTGCGGTTATTTTTCAAGTCGGACTTGTCTTCGTCTCGCCATTAACTGCACGATTTACGATTAGATGCGAAGTTCTTTTGGTGATTCGCATGCTGATACTGTGGCGCACGAAGTCGAAACGCTGGATGTCCTTGGCCAATCTGCAGAGTCACGAGGACGCGCGGGGACCCGGCACGGAGGCTCACGACGAGGTGACGAGCATATGTCAGAATCTCGGGCCGTTCTTGACGATGACGTCCGACTGTAGAGATATTTTGCCGAAAATCTGCGGCCTGATCGACGTGAACGCGCTGGAGACCGCGCCACCGGAAGGCTCGGTGGCGATTTACGAGAACGCGTCTCTTCTCGAGCACTCCTGCTTGGCGAATACGCGACACAGTTTCCGCGTCGATGATAAAGGCAGGCCACGCATCACGGTGTACGCGATTACATTGATTAAAAAGTACGTATTTCTGAAAATTAGTCAActctttatattcttataaggaatttattattattgttactgCGTAATGGATATTTTCAGAGGAGAACACCTGAGTACTATGTACACACACGCACTTTGGTCCACCAGAGTCAGGCGAGAGCATCTTTTAgccacaaaatattttacctgTCGATGCACACGTTGCGCTGACCCGACGGAGCTAGGCACGCACTTAGGCACCCTAAAGTGTCCCTGTAAAAATGGTTTTATGTTGCCGAACGATCCTCTGAACTCGAATACCGACTGGACCTGCAACGTGTGTCCGGGAATAATCACATCTTCGGAAATCGCGCAGTTGACGGATAGACTGGAAGAGGAAGTTACGGAAGTCATGAAGCAAGCGACCGAGCATACTCTATCTGATCTTCTCTCACGGTAAAGTAATGATTTTCTgttcgatttttatttgtattcatttttaatgaattaagttaattaaatttttatagcgccaaaaagttgaaaaattactatctttgaaaatttaacgtaCAATTTATTCAGACTGACGGTGCTGCTGCATCCTGGCCATCAACACTGCATATCCGTAAGCCACTCTTTGATACAATTACTGCCGCCGAGCGACCCACGGAAGTCAGATTTGTGCAAACGCATTATGGACACGGTAACCCGATTGGATCCGTACGGTGCGCGTTTGACACTTTACACGGCGGTCACTCTACGAGAGCTCGCGTCGTGTCCTGGCGAGGACAAACAAGCCCTTCTCTCGAGAGCAGCCACGTTGCTGAAGACGGAGCCACCGAATTCGCCCGGTGAAAAACTTCGCAGActcatcgaaataaaattttaactttcttATACAGCTTGTAGCGATAGAGGATGAATTCAAACAGAATAGCTGTATTTGAATTATTCGAACATGAAGTATAAAAGACGAGGGAGGagtcttgattttttttacgaaaaaatgttctaAGCGATACTTCCGTGAATAATTACtaacatcaaaatttatttatttcattttctcgacttcaaatataatttatatccaaTACGAGTAACTGTAAAAGTAGCGAAAATATTCAATGTACTTGTTTAGGGTAAGAagtgtacatataaaaagacttacaatattaaaatgtaaagaaaaaaaaatgtacatatatgttatacaaatatcaaaatacaCGTTGATGTACGCTTATGGTCATTCCGCGTTTGCCGCGGATGCTGATTGTACGTTGTCGTAAAATCTAGACTAGATGACTGTGCCTCGAAACGCGACTAAACGTAATCCTTCAATCCTGGAAGCAACCTCTCAAggcatattaattattaatatcgatcTGCCTTCGACGTTCACAAACTGATTGGCAAACAGATTGATagcaaaatgaaataagtcacata from Linepithema humile isolate Giens D197 chromosome 2, Lhum_UNIL_v1.0, whole genome shotgun sequence encodes:
- the LOC105670836 gene encoding SET domain-containing protein SmydA-8; this encodes METAASHGVCPVCGRNATLKCGNCRREFYCDKSHQSEDWPRHRSACSAWKVGHAPDLGRHLLATRDLAPGDVILSETPLVWGPSIHANQRLCVGCGGQCGEIDVRCGRCCWPVCRPDCEGLFDKKRHELECALLACARIIPRCEVLLVIRMLILWRTKSKRWMSLANLQSHEDARGPGTEAHDEVTSICQNLGPFLTMTSDCRDILPKICGLIDVNALETAPPEGSVAIYENASLLEHSCLANTRHSFRVDDKGRPRITVYAITLIKKGEHLSTMYTHALWSTRVRREHLLATKYFTCRCTRCADPTELGTHLGTLKCPCKNGFMLPNDPLNSNTDWTCNVCPGIITSSEIAQLTDRLEEEVTEVMKQATEHTLSDLLSRLTVLLHPGHQHCISVSHSLIQLLPPSDPRKSDLCKRIMDTVTRLDPYGARLTLYTAVTLRELASCPGEDKQALLSRAATLLKTEPPNSPGEKLRRLIEIKF